In a genomic window of Punica granatum isolate Tunisia-2019 chromosome 6, ASM765513v2, whole genome shotgun sequence:
- the LOC116212187 gene encoding extensin-like encodes MAQNNQLASSEENTPPTPVYYQPSMTQALPPLTPASAPPVHSGEIPPPVPTSEAQAPSTSTEGAARIVALEGDISTLRGTVNQMAADMAELMALLRAPNHTSSNSTPPPGYGPTVDPKPWVPPTHAPEGIEAPAIHAPAGLPANVPPPSVTLPAAIPLPPTNPTTLVPPPMAIPVYAAPPPMVFPAQSPHAPAHTAEPVPFQAPQPHISFSYPTLPPLNIPIPEPGMPTQAVPIAPPTNFLPEMGTE; translated from the coding sequence ATGGCACAGAACAATCAGCTTGCTAGCTCCGAGGAGAACACTCCACCGACGCCGGTTTATTATCAACCGTCCATGACTCAAGCACTGCCACCACTAACTCCTGCAAGCGCACCCCCGGTACACTCGGGAGAAATCCCGCCACCAGTCCCAACATCGGAAGCCCAAGCACCGTCCACCTCTACAGAGGGTGCGGCCCGCATCGTCGCACTGGAAGGCGATATCTCCACATTAAGGGGCACGGTCAATCAGATGGCCGCCGACatggccgagctcatggccctACTCAGAGCTCCAAACCACACCTCCTCGAACTCTACTCCGCCCCCGGGGTACGGGCCAACAGTCGACCCAAAACCTTGGGTCCCGCCGACCCATGCTCCGGAAGGCATTGAAGCGCCTGCGATACACGCACCGGCGGGCCTCCCAGCTAACGTCCCTCCGCCATCGGTGACTCTCCCGGCAGCCATTCCTCTTCCACCGACGAACCCGACTACTCTAGTACCGCCGCCGATGGCCATACCGGTTTACGCGGCTCCTCCGCCAATGGTCTTCCCGGCACAGAGCCCCCACGCTCCTGCTCACACAGCCGAGCCTGTCccattccaagctccacaaccccacaTCAGCTTTTCTTACCCAACTCTACCTCCCCTAAACATTCCCATCCCTGAACCGGGCATGCCAACCCAGGCTGTCCCCATAGCTCCACCGACAAACTTTCTCCCGGAAATGGGGACTGAGTAG